One genomic segment of Tachyglossus aculeatus isolate mTacAcu1 chromosome 17, mTacAcu1.pri, whole genome shotgun sequence includes these proteins:
- the DUSP4 gene encoding dual specificity protein phosphatase 4, producing MVTLEELREMECGALRRLLAREGAGGEAAAAPGGVGQRPVPPVPPVPPVPMPPLLLDCRPFLAHSAGSIVGALNVRCHPIVRRRAKGSVSLDQLLPADGAVRARLRSARYGAVVLYDERTPRVHRLSRDGTVALVLSALRGRVGRTPICLLKGGYERFSSEYPEFCSKTKSLPSGHVAFSPEPPETGCSSWGTPLHDQGGPVEILPFLYLGSAHHAARRDTLDALGITALLNVSSNCPNHFEGHFRYKSIPVEDNHVTDIGSWFMEAIEFIDSVQAGQGRVLVHCQAGISRSATICLAYLMMKRRVRLEEAFEFVRQRRSIISPNFSFMGQLLQFEAQVLATSCAAEAVSPTAGRRESGPPGTTPTAQFVFSFPVSVHATPSGLPYHHSPITTSPSS from the exons ATGGTGACCCTGGAGGAGCTGCGGGAGATGGAGTGCGGCGCGCTCCGCAGGCTGCTGGCCCGGGAGGGCGCGgggggggaggcggcggcggccccgggggGCGTCGGGCAGCGccccgtgccccccgtgccccccgtgccccccgtgcccatgccgccgctgctgctggaCTGCAGGccgttcctggcccacagcgcGGGCTCCATCGTGGGCGCGCTGAACGTGCGGTGCCACCCCATCGTGCGGCGCCGCGCCAAGGGCTCGGTGagcctggaccagctgctgcCCGCCGACGGGGCCGTGCGCGCCCGCCTGCGCTCCGCCCGCTACGGCGCCGTGGTGCTCTACGACGAGCGGACCCCCCGAGTCCACCGCCTGAGCCGCGACGGCACCGTGGCGCTCGTCCTAAGCGCCCTCAGGGGGCGCGTCGGACGGACCCCCATCTGCCTGCTCAAAG GCGGCTATGAGCGGTTTTCGTCTGAATACCCGGAATTCTGTTCCAAAACCAAGTCCCTGCCCAGTGGGCACGTGGCATTTTCCCCCGAGCCCCCGGAGACGGGCTGCAGCTCTTGGGGGACCCCGCTGCATGATCAg GGGGGGCCAGTCGAGATCCTGCCCTTCCTCTACCTCGGTAGTGCTCACCACGCTGCCCGCAGGGACACGCTGGACGCGCTGGGCATCACCGCCCTGCTGAACGTCTCCTCCAACTGCCCCAACCACTTTGAGGGACATTTCCGCTACAAGTCCATCCCCGTGGAGGACAACCACGTGACGGATATCGGCTCCTGGTTCATGGAGGCCATCGAGTTCATAG ATTCGGTGCAGGCCGGGCAGGGCCGGGTGCTGGTGCACTGCCAGGCGGGGATCTCGCGCTCAGCCACTATCTGCCTGGCCTACTTGATGATGAAGCGGCGCGTGCGGCTGGAGGAGGCCTTTGAGTTCGTGAGGCAGCGCCGCAGCATCATCTCCCCCAACTTCAGCTTCATGGGGCAGCTGCTGCAGTTCGAGGCCCAGGTGCTGGCTACCTCGTGCGCCGCGGAGGCGGTCAGCCCCACGGCTGGCCGGCGGGAGAGTGGCCCGCCCGGCACCACGCCCACCGCCCAGTTCGTCTTCAGCTTCCCCGTGTCCGTGCATGCCACGCCCAGCGGCCTCCCCTATCATCACAGCCCCATCACCACCTCCCCCAGTAGCTGA